The sequence TCGTCCCTCTCGATGTTCGCAGCACCATTTCTCTACTCAGCCCTTTGTCAAAGGATTTGCTAGATATCCTTCTGATAGTACAAAATCAATTGTAATTATTCCACTTTTAATCAAGCTTCTTACTATGTATCAATCTAATGTGCCCTGATTTACCATTATACACTTCGTTGTAAGCTTTTGCTGGTGTAGACGTACCATCACAATGAATAGATATCGGTGCCTTTGGTTTGGGCCACATTGGAATTTCAAGAAGTAAAATTCGAAGCCATTCAGCTTCCTTGCTAGTTGATGCTAAAGCTACGAATTCAGATGTCGTGGTGGAGTCTGATATACATGCTTACTTCTTAGAACCCTGAGAAATTGCTCCTCCACCAAACAGAAAGATATAACCACCTGTGGACGAGAAGTCATATTTGTCAATTATCAAACTAACATCTGAGTATCCTTCAAGAACAGAAGGATACCCAAAATATCGTAGGCTATAGTCTTTTGTGCCTTCAGATACCTAAGTATCCTAGTTATTCCCAACCAATGTTGCTTATTTGGATTGCTCGTGTACCTACTCAACACGCCAATAACACAAGCTATATCAGGTCTTGTGCAAGTCATTGCATATGTTAGATTCCCAACAACTTGAGAATACTCCAACTGAGATACTTAATTACTGCAGTTGTTGACATAATTATTAATCTTGGGATCCATAGGAGTTGAGGCAGTCTTGCATTCGAAATGATTGAACCTCTTGAGAGTTTTCTCTATGAAACGAAACTGAGAGAGTTGGATTGATTCTCGATCCCTTACAATTGTTATTCCTAGGATAACATTTGcctcacccatgtctttcatttCAAACTTGCTAGATAGCAATTCTTTGGTTTTAGCGACTTGTTCCAAATCAGTGCCAAGAATTAGCAATTTCAAGATTGAGCTTATCAACTCGAGTTTCAGTTAGGTGAAGGGTTCACCGACTGCTCAAATATAAGCAAAAGATAAAACTTTGAGGAAGTAAGAGAGACTGAGAGAAAACACTGAAAGGATGAGTAAAACCAAATtcaccaattcaagatcatgcaTTGATCATGAAAAAGTATCACAAACGTAAAACAGAAGAAGCGCAACACCAAAATCCACAATTATTCCGATAAATCCAGAAAGCATAATCGTTTGCAAACAACAAATTCCAACAATAAATAACACAGCCATACATAAATATAACAAACAACATCAGACCACCCGAACAAGAAGAGGGCCAATGTACTAAGCAAGCTGCTGATATTGGTCTTCATTACGGAACCTATCGGGATCGACGCAAAGAATCGCGTAGAGTGCGTAAATTATCCCGGGAATGTACCCTAAAATTGTCAGAACCAAGCAAATCAAGAACTCCACCTGTTCAAACAAGGGTCTTCGTCAGTAAAAGCGCAAAACTGGATCAACGTAATTCTTTTCGCCGAACGAATTGAAGGTACGAAAACTTACGGTGCAGCATCCATATCGGAGACAAACGCCGAGCGGCGGGAGGAGGATCGCGAACAGGATTTCGCAAAGGGTTGCGCAAGGCGACGACATTTCTCGATCCCCGAAGTTTCCTGTTTCTAGATTCGCCCAAACGAGAAACAGATCTTGACAGTTAGCAGATCTAAGAACTAAAGTGAAACTAGATCGAGTTTCCTTTGACCAAAAACGCtaacccatacataatttgaCACGTGTCattttgatttaaatatttttcaatttcttttctttaaatctTTTTGTCCTCTATCTTAACTATAACCAATCTTCGGAAAACCCTAATAAATTAATTCACTTGCTGTGTATTTGAATgtctaaaattttggatttgaatttgaatttgaatttgaatttgaataatTTGAATTTGGACTTAGAATTGGAGCTTGAAAAGGA comes from Primulina huaijiensis isolate GDHJ02 chromosome 17, ASM1229523v2, whole genome shotgun sequence and encodes:
- the LOC140962382 gene encoding hydrophobic protein RCI2A-like, translating into MSSPCATLCEILFAILLPPLGVCLRYGCCTVEFLICLVLTILGYIPGIIYALYAILCVDPDRFRNEDQYQQLA